Proteins found in one Candidatus Woesearchaeota archaeon genomic segment:
- a CDS encoding replication factor C large subunit, which translates to MALFTQKYAPKKNSDIVGQDHAIAQVQLFIKNFKQQKHRCLILHGPAGCGKTSIAHVVAHGENLELVELNASDVRNKEGISSVLGGALKQQSLFFRGKIILLDDIDGISGSGDRGGVAALLSLLETSSFPVICTAIDPFADNLKPLRKASTLVACALLDYASISSLLTTICAAEKITADPVALRTLARHAGGDARAALNDLYTLTGGTHTLTAAEVAGLDAREQLESIPNALLKVFKTKQLDIALHAFDLVDEEPDQILSWIQENLPHEYNRPADLARAYDYLSKADIMRRRIRRWQYWRFLVYVSAYMTGGVAVSKDEKNHAFITYKQTMRGLMIWQANMKYTKRKSIAEKLAPALHTSSKNVVNNVIPYLQGMFRNTTPRSTPMTAQIATEYELDDDEVAWLKGK; encoded by the coding sequence ATGGCTCTTTTCACCCAAAAATATGCGCCGAAAAAAAACAGCGACATCGTGGGGCAGGACCACGCCATTGCGCAGGTGCAGTTGTTTATCAAGAATTTCAAACAACAAAAACACCGCTGCCTGATTCTCCATGGCCCTGCAGGGTGCGGCAAAACTTCTATCGCACATGTTGTTGCGCATGGAGAAAACCTTGAGCTCGTTGAGCTGAACGCCAGCGACGTGCGCAACAAAGAGGGCATCAGCAGTGTACTCGGGGGCGCGCTGAAACAGCAGTCGCTGTTCTTCCGCGGCAAAATTATTCTTCTTGACGACATTGATGGCATTTCTGGCAGCGGCGACCGCGGCGGCGTTGCCGCGCTCCTTTCACTTCTTGAAACCTCTTCTTTTCCTGTTATTTGCACCGCCATCGATCCGTTTGCAGACAATCTCAAACCGCTTCGCAAAGCCAGCACGCTGGTGGCGTGCGCGCTCTTGGATTACGCATCGATTTCATCGCTGTTGACCACGATTTGCGCCGCGGAAAAAATCACTGCAGACCCCGTTGCCCTGCGGACGCTGGCGCGGCACGCCGGCGGCGATGCACGCGCGGCGCTCAATGATTTATACACGCTCACCGGCGGAACACACACGCTCACCGCCGCTGAAGTTGCTGGCTTGGATGCGCGCGAACAGCTCGAATCAATTCCGAATGCGCTCCTCAAAGTATTCAAGACCAAACAGCTCGACATTGCCCTCCACGCATTTGATTTGGTTGATGAAGAGCCCGATCAAATCCTGTCGTGGATTCAAGAAAACCTGCCGCACGAATATAACCGGCCAGCTGACCTTGCGCGGGCATACGATTACCTTTCAAAAGCAGACATTATGCGACGGCGGATTCGGCGCTGGCAATACTGGCGGTTTCTCGTGTATGTGTCTGCGTACATGACCGGCGGCGTTGCCGTGTCAAAGGATGAAAAAAATCATGCCTTCATCACCTACAAGCAAACCATGCGCGGCCTGATGATCTGGCAAGCAAACATGAAATACACCAAGCGAAAAAGCATTGCTGAAAAACTTGCTCCTGCGCTGCACACGTCGTCAAAAAACGTGGTGAACAATGTTATCCCTTACTTGCAGGGGATGTTTAGAAATACAACACCTCGCAGTACCCCGATGACTGCGCAGATTGCTACCGAATACGAATTGGACGACGATGAGGTTGCGTGGCTGAAGGGGAAATAG
- a CDS encoding M50 family metallopeptidase, whose translation MIISLREIVDVIIMTLALGYIFKDSFAVSAYQYPVKFNWRELWYAALITAPGVILHEFGHKIVALGYGLAATFHASYGFLLLGVILKMVNFGFIFFVPGYVSHSGASTVFQNTLIAFAGPGVNLVLWLAARQLYKQKIGEQKWHKVWFLTAKINMFLFFFNMLPIPPFDGWAVWSGLWKIIF comes from the coding sequence ATGATTATATCCCTTCGTGAGATTGTTGACGTCATTATTATGACACTTGCGCTGGGCTATATTTTCAAGGATTCCTTTGCCGTGAGCGCTTATCAGTATCCGGTGAAGTTTAACTGGCGCGAATTATGGTACGCTGCGCTCATCACCGCGCCGGGCGTTATTTTGCACGAGTTCGGCCACAAAATTGTTGCGCTGGGATATGGGCTCGCGGCGACGTTTCACGCAAGCTATGGCTTTTTGCTGCTTGGCGTTATTCTGAAAATGGTGAACTTCGGCTTTATTTTTTTCGTGCCGGGCTATGTGTCCCACAGCGGCGCGTCAACAGTTTTCCAGAATACGCTGATTGCCTTTGCCGGGCCGGGTGTTAATCTCGTGCTCTGGCTGGCAGCACGCCAGCTGTACAAGCAGAAAATCGGCGAGCAGAAATGGCACAAGGTCTGGTTTTTGACGGCAAAAATTAACATGTTCTTGTTCTTCTTCAACATGCTGCCGATACCGCCGTTTGACGGATGGGCGGTGTGGTCAGGACTGTGGAAGATTATTTTTTGA
- a CDS encoding glycine--tRNA ligase — MAEPSKEKESKTPKLLSIEEMATFCKAKGFVYLSGEIYGGLAGFFDFGHLGSELKKNIKQEWWKHFVQSREDVVGIDGSIITNPAVWKASGHVDCFEDIMVECEKCHARIRGDHLIEDRLKIQADGLSKEDITKLVIENKIKCSCGGAFAAGKQFNLMFSTNVGPVETATSKAYLRPETAQLMFTNFRLVTEHGRMKLPFGIAQIGRSFRNEISPRDFLFRCREFEQMEIEYFIHPERVQCPFIGEVLETSLLIFSAESQDKKQKAVDLTIKEALDKGVIKSQWHAYWLATSFNWFIKLGANQNNFRIRQHLQTEKSHYAVDTWDLEYNFPFGWKELQGIANRGDFDLKQHMLHSKVDLSLFDEETQKKVVPHVVAEPSFGVERTFLVFLFDAYNYDAERGNVVLKLHPKLAPVHVSVLPLVNKLHDNARELFAKLKDYFVCTYDKSGSIGRRYARNDEIGTPYCVTVDFETLQDHAVTIRDRDTTAQKRIPVTDLIRVIDDLISGRTTFNNI; from the coding sequence ATGGCAGAACCCTCAAAAGAAAAAGAATCAAAAACACCAAAACTGCTCTCCATCGAAGAGATGGCCACGTTCTGCAAAGCCAAGGGCTTTGTCTATTTATCTGGAGAGATTTACGGCGGGCTTGCCGGCTTCTTTGATTTCGGCCATCTCGGCTCAGAGCTGAAAAAAAACATCAAGCAGGAATGGTGGAAGCACTTTGTCCAGTCCCGCGAAGATGTTGTCGGGATTGACGGCAGCATCATCACCAATCCAGCAGTGTGGAAGGCATCCGGCCACGTTGATTGTTTTGAAGACATCATGGTCGAGTGTGAAAAATGCCACGCCCGCATCCGCGGTGACCACCTTATTGAAGACCGGCTGAAAATTCAGGCAGACGGCCTTTCTAAAGAAGACATCACCAAACTCGTCATTGAAAATAAAATCAAATGCTCCTGCGGCGGCGCGTTTGCAGCGGGAAAACAATTTAATCTCATGTTCTCCACGAATGTCGGGCCGGTTGAAACCGCAACCTCAAAAGCATATCTTCGCCCGGAAACAGCCCAGCTCATGTTCACGAATTTCCGGCTCGTTACTGAACACGGCCGCATGAAGCTTCCGTTTGGCATTGCCCAAATCGGGCGGTCGTTTCGCAACGAAATTTCGCCGCGGGATTTTCTGTTCCGATGCAGGGAATTTGAGCAGATGGAAATAGAATATTTTATCCATCCTGAGCGCGTGCAGTGCCCGTTTATTGGCGAAGTCCTTGAAACATCGCTTCTTATCTTTTCAGCAGAATCACAGGACAAAAAACAAAAAGCCGTTGACCTGACCATCAAAGAAGCCCTTGACAAAGGCGTTATCAAAAGCCAATGGCATGCCTACTGGCTCGCAACATCGTTCAATTGGTTCATCAAGCTCGGTGCCAACCAAAATAACTTCCGCATTCGCCAGCATCTCCAGACTGAAAAGAGCCATTATGCCGTCGATACGTGGGACCTTGAATATAATTTTCCGTTCGGCTGGAAAGAATTGCAGGGCATTGCCAACCGCGGCGACTTCGACCTGAAACAGCATATGCTCCATTCAAAAGTTGACCTCTCACTGTTTGACGAAGAAACACAAAAAAAAGTTGTCCCCCACGTTGTTGCCGAGCCGTCGTTCGGCGTTGAGCGCACGTTTTTGGTGTTCCTGTTTGATGCATACAATTATGATGCCGAGCGGGGAAATGTTGTGCTGAAACTGCATCCCAAACTCGCGCCGGTGCACGTTTCAGTTCTTCCATTGGTCAACAAGCTCCACGACAATGCGCGAGAACTTTTCGCCAAGCTGAAAGATTATTTTGTGTGCACCTATGACAAATCAGGCAGCATCGGAAGAAGGTATGCCCGCAACGACGAAATCGGCACGCCGTACTGCGTCACGGTTGACTTTGAAACACTGCAGGATCATGCAGTTACGATTCGTGACCGCGACACCACGGCGCAAAAACGCATTCCAGTTACCGACCTTATCCGTGTTATCGACGACCTTATCAGCGGAAGAACAACATTTAACAACATTTAA
- a CDS encoding SOSS complex subunit B family protein — MPIADLKAGQGKVDLTVDITEKGDVRTFAKFGKEGRVCNATAKDASGEIKLSLWNEQVDQVNVGDKIKITNGYVSEWQGEKQLSTGKFGTLEVVSKGAGAAPAESEPAPKAAKSEEDDLFEEETV, encoded by the coding sequence ATGCCAATCGCAGACCTCAAAGCAGGACAGGGAAAAGTTGACCTTACCGTCGACATTACTGAAAAAGGTGACGTGCGCACCTTCGCGAAATTTGGCAAGGAAGGCAGAGTATGCAACGCAACGGCAAAAGACGCTTCTGGTGAAATAAAATTAAGCCTCTGGAACGAACAGGTTGACCAAGTCAATGTCGGCGACAAAATCAAAATTACGAACGGCTATGTCAGCGAATGGCAGGGCGAGAAACAGCTCTCCACCGGCAAGTTTGGCACACTGGAAGTCGTGAGCAAGGGCGCAGGTGCAGCGCCTGCAGAATCAGAGCCGGCACCAAAAGCTGCGAAGAGTGAAGAAGACGATTTGTTTGAAGAAGAGACAGTTTAA
- a CDS encoding class I SAM-dependent methyltransferase, with amino-acid sequence MNLYTDSATAECMVRALKTILTDAGKIEGLKEKIILDGNCGTGSITEFLRVEFPDSRVIAVDCDRAILTPAPGVVCANLKRLPFQNDTLGMVFTALLYDYTLPNCAGTFQLNRVPYTTDLFSAVNEIRRCLMPGGMYVPFRDQPLRDYVRSEAEYKRTWRAVGNYIFEKA; translated from the coding sequence ATGAACCTGTATACCGATTCGGCTACTGCGGAGTGTATGGTCCGCGCACTGAAAACTATACTCACTGATGCCGGAAAAATTGAAGGGCTAAAAGAAAAAATCATTCTCGATGGCAACTGCGGCACGGGTTCCATTACCGAGTTTTTGCGGGTTGAGTTCCCTGATAGTAGAGTGATAGCAGTTGATTGCGACCGTGCAATTCTCACGCCGGCACCCGGAGTGGTATGTGCAAACCTAAAGCGCTTGCCTTTCCAGAACGACACGCTCGGCATGGTTTTTACTGCGCTCTTGTATGACTACACCCTTCCGAACTGTGCGGGAACATTTCAACTGAACCGTGTACCGTACACTACTGATCTTTTTTCAGCAGTGAATGAAATACGGCGATGCCTTATGCCGGGCGGCATGTACGTGCCGTTTCGTGACCAACCATTACGTGACTATGTGCGAAGTGAAGCAGAATACAAAAGAACGTGGAGGGCAGTAGGCAATTATATTTTTGAGAAGGCTTAG
- a CDS encoding LAGLIDADG family homing endonuclease, whose translation MKKRILAGIVGDLMGDGHLQGHPKWRMDYTSKDTTELERFNNEINVLFGYKGKIRENKTNLYGVSFNLGINNREIARYMYSLGVPAGNKVLQRFVIPAWIRNDKECFRRFAERLFTCEGCVDCFSKAIEIKMSKEVSLVKDGINFFKDIKKLLESYFGIKTTKPFLEGRKNKRKDGKVTVGVRMKIRRKESIRLFQKEIGFENEEKKRKLELIVKGLNRSG comes from the coding sequence ATGAAGAAGAGGATATTAGCAGGGATTGTTGGAGATCTTATGGGAGATGGGCATCTTCAAGGCCATCCAAAATGGAGGATGGATTATACCTCAAAAGATACTACGGAACTTGAGCGATTTAATAACGAAATAAACGTGCTCTTTGGTTACAAAGGCAAAATCAGGGAAAATAAAACAAACCTATACGGGGTTTCATTTAATTTAGGGATTAATAACAGAGAGATTGCACGGTACATGTATAGTCTAGGTGTTCCTGCAGGGAATAAAGTGTTACAACGTTTTGTTATACCCGCATGGATTCGAAACGATAAAGAATGTTTTCGCCGTTTTGCCGAACGGTTGTTTACCTGTGAAGGGTGTGTCGATTGTTTTTCAAAAGCAATAGAAATAAAAATGTCTAAAGAGGTATCTCTCGTTAAAGATGGAATTAATTTTTTTAAGGATATAAAAAAGTTGCTCGAGTCTTATTTTGGTATAAAAACAACAAAACCGTTTTTAGAAGGAAGAAAAAATAAGCGCAAAGATGGAAAAGTGACGGTCGGCGTAAGAATGAAGATACGAAGAAAAGAAAGCATACGATTATTTCAAAAAGAGATTGGTTTTGAAAATGAAGAAAAAAAGAGAAAGTTAGAGTTGATAGTGAAAGGTTTAAATAGGAGCGGCTGA
- a CDS encoding helix-turn-helix domain-containing protein has protein sequence MNHSILESIGLTKSEINVYLALLELGSSTTGPIVDKSQAASSKIYEILDRLAQKGLVSYVIKAGTKYFEAADPQRLLDYVQEKEEQLKQQKHELATVLPELKLKQTLSKYKSEAQIYKGMKGLDTAFKDVFKVCKKGDELYVFVVGELDERLNAFFIRQYTERAKRGITTKTIFSEAGRTYYESRKNLPYFEGKVIGTTSSPATVQVYGNKVNLRIGGADNVVCMIIDNKQLAQSFKEQFDALWNQKVHVFEGQKQATLFFKNILTDLHAGDEYFVINGNYGGLKVLRDFFIAYHPQRSALGIKAHFLFNQNVKKHVHKLALPPAEYQFLPPDFKSPLQISFYKNKLYISLWEENAIGFLIESERLVKAFKAYFDTLWNQKGIKK, from the coding sequence ATGAACCATTCCATCCTCGAATCCATCGGTCTGACCAAATCAGAGATCAACGTGTACCTTGCCTTGTTGGAGCTCGGCTCCTCAACCACCGGCCCGATTGTCGATAAATCACAAGCAGCAAGCTCGAAAATCTACGAAATCCTCGACCGGCTTGCGCAGAAAGGCCTTGTCAGCTATGTCATCAAGGCAGGCACCAAATATTTTGAAGCAGCAGACCCCCAGAGACTTCTTGATTATGTGCAGGAAAAAGAAGAGCAGCTTAAGCAACAAAAACATGAATTAGCTACGGTTCTTCCCGAGCTCAAATTGAAACAAACGCTCTCAAAATACAAGAGTGAAGCGCAGATTTACAAAGGGATGAAGGGGCTTGATACTGCGTTCAAGGATGTGTTTAAAGTGTGCAAAAAAGGAGATGAACTGTATGTCTTTGTTGTTGGTGAGTTGGATGAGCGACTCAATGCGTTTTTCATCCGCCAATACACAGAACGCGCCAAACGCGGCATCACGACAAAAACTATTTTTTCAGAAGCGGGAAGAACATATTACGAATCACGAAAAAATCTGCCCTATTTTGAAGGGAAAGTTATCGGAACAACTTCATCGCCGGCAACCGTCCAAGTCTATGGCAATAAAGTTAACTTGCGCATTGGCGGCGCAGACAATGTCGTGTGCATGATTATCGATAACAAACAGCTTGCGCAATCATTTAAAGAGCAATTCGACGCACTCTGGAACCAAAAAGTCCACGTCTTTGAAGGGCAAAAACAGGCAACGCTCTTTTTCAAAAATATTCTCACTGACCTGCATGCAGGCGATGAATACTTTGTCATTAATGGAAATTATGGCGGGCTTAAGGTATTGCGAGATTTTTTTATTGCCTACCATCCTCAACGCAGTGCGCTCGGCATTAAAGCACATTTTTTGTTTAATCAAAACGTCAAAAAGCATGTTCACAAACTTGCGTTGCCTCCAGCAGAATACCAGTTTCTTCCACCCGACTTCAAGTCCCCTCTCCAAATTTCATTCTATAAAAACAAGCTCTACATTTCGTTGTGGGAAGAAAATGCCATCGGCTTTCTCATAGAAAGCGAACGGCTCGTCAAGGCGTTTAAGGCATACTTTGATACGCTATGGAACCAAAAAGGCATCAAAAAATAA